A segment of the Terribacillus aidingensis genome:
ACATCTTCCTTATTTCCGATTGTAAGCTCTAGTGTACCTGCTTCTGACTGCGTAAAGTCATTCCCAATCGTTACACCGCTTGATACATTCTCAATCAGCGTCCCATCCGTATTCACGACTTCACCTTCACCAAAAGCGGTGCCGGAGTTTGCAGCCAAAGTTCCTTCTTCCAGCAACGTACCTCCGGTATACGTGTTATCTCCCGATAACGTTAATGCACCTGTACCTGACTTGGTTAACTTACCAGAGCCTTCGATATCATTTTTCCACGTGTCGGCCTCACTAAATCCGCCTTGGGAGGCATCCATTGTTACAGTGACATCATTTTCAAACGCTTCATAACCTCCAGCAGCTGCAAATAAATTCAATCTTCCCCAGCCTTCCGTATCATCCAATACAGGATATCCGGATGGTAAGCCCGTTGTATATAATATCCAGCGGCGCTGCGCATCATCTAAATACGGGAAACGAGTCTCGATTAAAGCCTCGGCCCCCTTCGGCACTACCATTGGCTTTGTGGTATCTCCGATTTGTTCAAATCCATATGTAAGACGCTCGGTATAATTTTTCTTATTTGTCTCATAATCGCTGTAATTATCCTCAGAAGCACCTTCTTGGGTTAGCAATACTTCATGTGCCTGCGCATACGCAGCTTCTTTCACACTTTCGTTTGCCGGGTCATTCAGGGCAGATGCGGCAACAGCTGTTGCCATGACTCTTCCGCCCATAACATCCAGTGGTGAATGCATGCCGGCTACGATTCTGCTGTGCCCCATCTCAGAGGCTCTTGTCATTATTTCTTCGTATCTTTCTGGAACAGCATAGGCAAATCCATAAGAAGCAAGATAGGCTGCATTTGTATGTCCGCTCGGGAAGCCGCCATCGCTGCTGGGATCTTCTTTTATTCTTGGAACAAGTGTAGGAATTACACTTACTTCTTCACTCCATCGAAACGGTCGTTGGTAATTATAATAAGCTTTAGCATTAGAGGTCGATGCCCCAGTCCAACGTATGTTATTTATTAATTTCACCATACTTCCGAGGCTGGAATCTTCGTCAGCCCATACTCCATTGTTATTACTAGCGTCATCATACCCTACTGTTGTCGCGTCTGCCGGGATTTCATCCGGAATCGTCGTCCCGGCATTAGCACCAGCTATAAAATTATCAGTATACGAACCTAGTCCTGTAATTGCACTATAATTTTGATGACGACGATCAACTAAATAGGCCGTTATCGCCTCTTCATCTGTGCAATTTTCTGTGATCGAGATTGACTTCGCTATATTTTGATTATGTATTTCGGAATTTAACACTGTTCCATTATTCCATGAATCACCTGGTTCCCAGATTTCATGAAATTTAGAAAGCACACCAATAGAGGGATTTGATTCAGGGGTCATATTAGCCTTGTCGTTATTTGCATATGTATCGACGTAATAGCCATAAGAGGCTTCTTTTGGAGCAATCGCAGATTCATCCAAATTGTTTGCGGCTGAAACAGAATTAGTTCCTTGAAAACAAAAAGCTGCAGTTAATACTAAGACAGGGATGGTGGACTTACCTTTGTTTCTATTACTATTTTCATTATGCTTTCTTGGCATTCGCTCACTCCTCAACATTAGTACTACAAGATGATTCTAATGTTAAGTTGTAATGCTAGTATTAATTTATTGATAAGATATTGTATTTTTATACATTCTTCTAGCAATCACGCGTTGGATTTACTTATTTATACATAGTTTCTATTTCAATACTGTATATTCCTGTCATATATTGATATCAATATAAGAAGCTCTCAAGTGATTCGTATCACTAAAAAGATAGAATATGCTCACACAGACTCTATCTTTCTGGGAGCTAACGCAATTAGAACAATACCTCCCAATAACCTCCCAATGCCCACCCAGGCAAACAAACTAAGTTGCTCCCCTACTAATACAACACCTAAGACCGCAGCCGTAAACGGTTCAGCTAAGGAAAGTGACACAGCTGAGGATGCCGGAACTCGCTTCAGGCCTTTTGAAAACAAGAAATAGGCTGCTGCTGTCGCAACAATCCCTAGATGCAGACATACAGCCAGTCCGCTTGGCTGCAAAATCCAACTCATATCAAACAGGAAAAGGAACGGCATAAGGAAAACTCCTCCAATTCCAAAGATGACTGCAGCTGTCTCAAGAGGGCTTTTACCTTGCACAATTTGTGCGCTCAATAATGTATAACCTGCGAAGGATAGACCTGCTCCCAGTGCAAGCATAATTCCAACTGGCTTGATCATGACAGTATCATTTGTCAGAAACAGCAGTACACAGCCCATAATAGATAACAAAGTCGCTCCCCACCATATATAGCTTGGCCGTCTTCTGAATAATATTGACTCCAACACCCCTGACAAAATCGGCGCACTCCCTATCGCAATGACGGTACCTACCGCAACGCCGGTCTGATGGACTGCCGAAAAGAACAGCGGTTGATAGCACGCCATGCAAATCGCTGCGAGAAGCGTCAGTCCGATTGGCCAGCCTTTTACATTCAATCTTCCGAAAACGAGGGTTGACAAAATCAGAAACACTCCTCCAACCGCAAGCCTTGCAGCTCCAATTGCAATCGGATGGGCTATTGATGGTGCAAATGCCTGAGCCGTACCAGTCGTCCCCCAGAGTATTGCTGCAAACAGGATGAATAACGGTGCTATTTTCACGGCCATCTCACCTCGCCTTTTGCGTCCTTTTGTCCATCATGCCAGAAACTCTAGCATTCTGTAATGAATGAAAGGAGATTATCCGACATAAAACTTTCATATCTTTTCTCATGCTTGCCAGCACTTAGGTGATGCATTATCTTTTGCTTGAGCGCAAATACAGGACGATACCTTCTGCTATCAATAAGTTCACTGCTATCGATCCGTAGACCCCGATGGTATAACTTAGCGTATAGTCCATCCCTGCCTGAAACAGAACAGAAGAAATCAAATGAATGAACATATTTGTAAAACAGAAAAGATAACTGCGAATCATCCAGTGTTGATGCTTATCCAGCCTGCCTTTCCTGGCATGTACGATGGCAACTACAATCATGATCGGCCAAAACAAATTCACCAGATTGAACGGAACACTGACCAGTTTGCCTCCCGTTGCATAAGGAGCCAGGTAACCTGATGTCAACGATACAAGCATCACTGAAACAGCATACACATAGCCATTGATACGATGGAATTTCCGTTTATGCCAAGCCAATCCCCTCGAAAAATTCACCGCTCCACTCAGGGTCGCCAGACAAGCGACAAACACATGCACATACATGACATCCAGCCAGAGGGGCAGATGAAAGGATGCACGCAAATCTATTTTCTGTTCAAGGAAAAAGGCAGCTCGATGATCGAGGAGATAGTTATCTGCTAATGTATAAATGACATAAATGCTAATGAACAGAAGCAGCATTTTATATAAGATTCGGAAAGACATGAAGCCACTCCTTTTTTATTGTATGCATATGGATTAATGCTAATTGTTAGAGCTTCTATCCGTTAAAAAGGAATACAGCTTACCCATTATACTTAAAACATGATAATATGGTCTCCCAATCATAATACGGAGGATACACATGAAGAAGTATGTAGTTATTGGGCTCATTCTGCTGATTGCAGCAGGAGGACTCATTTATACCCAATTAAGATCGAATGCTCAACCTAACGAAAAAATGGTTCTCGGTTATACCACTTCGGATGAATCATCTTTTCATTCTTTGAAAGAATACCATGAATATCTTACTGCCATCGCAATGGATACATATTCTTTTGATACCGATGGCAAACTCTCTGGTGAAGCACCAGAAAACCAGCTTGAATATGCAAAGCAGCATGATATCGATACATATGCTGTGATCTCAAATTTCGGTAAAGCAGATTTCGATCCGGACTTGGCACATGCTGTTATGAGTGACAAAGACGCAAAAAGCAGTTTCATTGATCAGTTGGTACAGCTTGCCGCAGAAGATGATTTTACCGGCGTTAATATCGATTTTGAAGCTGTCTATCCTGAGGACCGAGACCTCTACTCTGACCTCATTAAGGATGTGGCAGGAGAACTCAAAGAGCATGACATACAAACGATGGTGTCTGTGCCAGCAAAAGATATCGATGATCCGGCAGATGATTGGAGCTGGCCATATAACTATGAAAAAATTGGAGCATATGCTGATTATGTACAAGTAATGACCTATGATGAACATGGCTCTTGGAGTGAGCCAGGCTCTGTAGCCAGCTTGGATTGGATGAATAAAATGCTGGCTTTTGCTACAGAAACGATCAACCCTAATAAGGTTATTATGGGAGTGCCAGCATATGGCTACGATTGGAATCTATCTAACCCAGAGGAGAATAAGTTGATGGAATGGGATAGCATCCATTCAAAGATAGTTGGTTACGATATAGATCCTATATACGAGGAAGGAACTGCGTCTACGTATTTCAATTTTGCTGAGGAAAATCAGGAGCACATGGTCTGGTTTGAGGATGAACGGTCATTGCAGAAAAAAACCTCCCTCACCAACACATACAGCATTACAGGTGTATCTGTGTATGCACTGGGACATGAGTCAGAATCTTTCTGGAAGGCCATTGGGTCAGGAATAAAATAAAACAGCAATCAAGGTTTACGCCTTGATTGCTGTTTTTCAATTACTCAATTACTTCGCTTTCTTAACTAGCTTCACAGCATCCTTCGACACGTAGAAGTTGCCGCCGCTTTGAACTGTTACACTATCCAGTTCATATTCGCGATCATTCACAATAACGATATTCTTGTTCACAGGGAATTCTGCTTTTTTACGTCCGTTTTTTACTATCAATACCGGGTTCGCAGCATCGGAGGAATCGATGCTCACTTCGCCCCAGTTACCAAACGCTGCTTCTGCTTCAACGAACATATTTTTGCTCAGCTTGTCCAGCTTGAAGCCCATGGCATCTGCTACGCTATGAGCAATGTCCGTGTTCTCGATCATACCTGATGGCTTACCTGGTCCATAGGAGTATAGGAACAGATCCTCACCCGTATGTCCGCCAGTCGTAAAGCCAAGGTTTGCTCGCTGCGCCAGGAGATCAACCAATGTGCCCCCAAGATCCTCGGATTTATTAATCGCTCTCTTCTCTTTTGCTGTTGGGTTCGTAATACCATATAGCTCCGCAACTTCCAATCTGTTGGAGCCATCTTCATTCAACTGGGACATAGCACCTTCCAGTGTCATTGTTGCTTCTTTCAACGGATCCACATAGGCAGATACTGGTGTAGAAGAATATGTGCCGTCCGTATTTTCATTTCCGATAGAGATTCCGCTGTTACCATGATCAGAAACTGCAATGACCATCGTGCTCTTATCTTTCTTAGCGAAATCCAATGCCTCTTTAACTGCATCATCAAATGACAGCGTATCGCTGATCATACCGACTGGATCATTTGCATGCGCTGCCCAGTCCGGCTTGCTGCCCTCTACCATCAGGAAGAAACCATCCTTATCTTTAGACAATGTTTGAATGCTTTTCTTCGTCATTTCTGCCAAAGTTGGCTCTTCCGGCTGCGTTACTTCCCGGTCCATATCGTAAGCCAGTGCTGCTGGTGCAAACGAGCCCCAAATCTTCTTCGATTTGGAATCAAGCAAGTCATCACGGTTTTCAACGAAATCGTAGCCTTTGTCA
Coding sequences within it:
- a CDS encoding phosphatase PAP2 family protein, with product MPRKHNENSNRNKGKSTIPVLVLTAAFCFQGTNSVSAANNLDESAIAPKEASYGYYVDTYANNDKANMTPESNPSIGVLSKFHEIWEPGDSWNNGTVLNSEIHNQNIAKSISITENCTDEEAITAYLVDRRHQNYSAITGLGSYTDNFIAGANAGTTIPDEIPADATTVGYDDASNNNGVWADEDSSLGSMVKLINNIRWTGASTSNAKAYYNYQRPFRWSEEVSVIPTLVPRIKEDPSSDGGFPSGHTNAAYLASYGFAYAVPERYEEIMTRASEMGHSRIVAGMHSPLDVMGGRVMATAVAASALNDPANESVKEAAYAQAHEVLLTQEGASEDNYSDYETNKKNYTERLTYGFEQIGDTTKPMVVPKGAEALIETRFPYLDDAQRRWILYTTGLPSGYPVLDDTEGWGRLNLFAAAGGYEAFENDVTVTMDASQGGFSEADTWKNDIEGSGKLTKSGTGALTLSGDNTYTGGTLLEEGTLAANSGTAFGEGEVVNTDGTLIENVSSGVTIGNDFTQSEAGTLELTIGNKEDVLDINGEATFGGTLKLNFTEGFIPDTDTPIISYNALTDKSAFSAVEITGLPDNYEVSYDANALFVVDGNAQEEEENNSPVVPPTETGDDNNPGTDPTDDNGSAPEPEETDKVETPTDSPTENEDKKTDVNVEETSKESNNSVKPVASSKADGNVIENPKTGDDTNIILYVGLLAASAIAAAIVVLQRKFRRR
- a CDS encoding EamA family transporter, whose amino-acid sequence is MAVKIAPLFILFAAILWGTTGTAQAFAPSIAHPIAIGAARLAVGGVFLILSTLVFGRLNVKGWPIGLTLLAAICMACYQPLFFSAVHQTGVAVGTVIAIGSAPILSGVLESILFRRRPSYIWWGATLLSIMGCVLLFLTNDTVMIKPVGIMLALGAGLSFAGYTLLSAQIVQGKSPLETAAVIFGIGGVFLMPFLFLFDMSWILQPSGLAVCLHLGIVATAAAYFLFSKGLKRVPASSAVSLSLAEPFTAAVLGVVLVGEQLSLFAWVGIGRLLGGIVLIALAPRKIESV
- a CDS encoding DUF2306 domain-containing protein, which produces MSFRILYKMLLLFISIYVIYTLADNYLLDHRAAFFLEQKIDLRASFHLPLWLDVMYVHVFVACLATLSGAVNFSRGLAWHKRKFHRINGYVYAVSVMLVSLTSGYLAPYATGGKLVSVPFNLVNLFWPIMIVVAIVHARKGRLDKHQHWMIRSYLFCFTNMFIHLISSVLFQAGMDYTLSYTIGVYGSIAVNLLIAEGIVLYLRSSKR
- a CDS encoding glycosyl hydrolase family 18 protein; amino-acid sequence: MKKYVVIGLILLIAAGGLIYTQLRSNAQPNEKMVLGYTTSDESSFHSLKEYHEYLTAIAMDTYSFDTDGKLSGEAPENQLEYAKQHDIDTYAVISNFGKADFDPDLAHAVMSDKDAKSSFIDQLVQLAAEDDFTGVNIDFEAVYPEDRDLYSDLIKDVAGELKEHDIQTMVSVPAKDIDDPADDWSWPYNYEKIGAYADYVQVMTYDEHGSWSEPGSVASLDWMNKMLAFATETINPNKVIMGVPAYGYDWNLSNPEENKLMEWDSIHSKIVGYDIDPIYEEGTASTYFNFAEENQEHMVWFEDERSLQKKTSLTNTYSITGVSVYALGHESESFWKAIGSGIK
- a CDS encoding alkaline phosphatase; this encodes MKLSKKLLGVTLAGTLAVGSIGLTNLEREEVEAKKDPKVKNVIVLVKDGVSSTTTTLSRWYKGDDLAMDQMASGGVRTYSAESAVTDSAPAGTAMATGNKSNDKFVGVLPEKIASPGVDEELANDPYRPVTNVLEGAKLNGKATGIISTSEIQHATPAAFSSHADHRSQYGNIAEQQVYQNIDVVLGGGKESLENGNREDGEDLLGVIDDKGYDFVENRDDLLDSKSKKIWGSFAPAALAYDMDREVTQPEEPTLAEMTKKSIQTLSKDKDGFFLMVEGSKPDWAAHANDPVGMISDTLSFDDAVKEALDFAKKDKSTMVIAVSDHGNSGISIGNENTDGTYSSTPVSAYVDPLKEATMTLEGAMSQLNEDGSNRLEVAELYGITNPTAKEKRAINKSEDLGGTLVDLLAQRANLGFTTGGHTGEDLFLYSYGPGKPSGMIENTDIAHSVADAMGFKLDKLSKNMFVEAEAAFGNWGEVSIDSSDAANPVLIVKNGRKKAEFPVNKNIVIVNDREYELDSVTVQSGGNFYVSKDAVKLVKKAK